From Mus musculus strain C57BL/6J chromosome 17, GRCm38.p6 C57BL/6J, the proteins below share one genomic window:
- the Esp23 gene encoding exocrine gland-secreting peptide 23 precursor, whose product MFVRSLLLLSVLTEGWVLPDPWKEPNTSVDHSTNVKRVVEKIVYKYITDQFEYNEQAFCEILDRLGVNVISRPLNVRKVNQLSFLKIMANSSSRCRNQKQIFTL is encoded by the exons ATGTTTGTCAGAAGTCTGCTGCTACTGTCAGTGCTCACTGAAGGCTGG GTTCTGCCAGATCCTTGGAAAGAACCCAACACATCAGTGGATCACAGCACAAATGTCAAGAGGGTCGTGGAAAAGATTGTCTACAAATATATAACCGATCAATTTGAATATAATGAACAGGCTTTTTGTGAGATTTTGGACAGATTAGGTGTTAATGTGATTTCCCGACCACTGAATGTTAGAAAAGTTAATCaactttcttttctaaaaatcatGGCCAATTCTAGTTCTAGATGTAGGAACCAAAAACAAATTTTTACACTCTAA